Proteins from a genomic interval of Mesobacillus sp. S13:
- a CDS encoding QueT transporter family protein, with amino-acid sequence MNTRTIVRNGILAALYIAVSAVIQPFGFTNVQFRVSEMFNHLIVFNKKYFFGIVLGVFLTNLLFSPMVAYDLVFGVGQSVVSLLIAIFTAKYIKSIIGRMVVNTLVFTFTMFLIAIELNLAFQLPFWFTWLTTAAGELTVMAVGIPVMLAIHKRINLEKLV; translated from the coding sequence ATGAATACTAGAACGATTGTGAGGAACGGGATTCTTGCAGCTCTATATATTGCCGTTTCTGCCGTCATCCAGCCATTTGGCTTTACTAATGTACAATTCCGCGTGTCGGAAATGTTCAACCACTTGATCGTTTTCAATAAGAAATACTTTTTTGGAATCGTATTGGGTGTGTTTTTAACCAATTTGCTCTTTTCACCAATGGTCGCCTATGACCTCGTCTTTGGAGTTGGCCAGTCTGTGGTCTCCTTGCTGATCGCGATTTTCACAGCCAAATATATTAAGAGCATCATCGGTCGCATGGTTGTGAACACATTGGTCTTCACATTCACGATGTTCCTGATTGCAATTGAGCTGAATCTGGCATTCCAATTGCCATTCTGGTTCACATGGCTGACAACAGCCGCAGGTGAATTAACGGTTATGGCTGTAGGTATACCTGTAATGCTTGCGATTCACAAACGCATAAACCTTGAAAAATTAGTTTAA